Within Sorangiineae bacterium MSr11367, the genomic segment CTCGCTATCTTCCGTATCGGTTGCTGCACCGAATCCCTCAACACGTTTGGCTTTGTTCTGCGCGTTCGGATTCTCGACGTAGTTCTTTACTGCGAGGTGGAATTCTTCGTATTTCAATTTCAGTGGTACGCTCTGTCCGTCGCGCGTATGTAAAGCGAAGATGACATGATCTCTCTCATGCTGATCCATTCCCGCGATCGAGTAGGCGAATTTTGCTCCTTCCTCGCCTGGAGCGTCACCACCGTTCGGGGGTTGCGTGTAGTGTCGACGCAGTAAGTTATCGATGTGGTGTCCGAATTCGTGGAGAAGGACCAGAAACAGCATGGCTGCGGCATGCTCGTCGTTCTCGGCTGAACGTGGCAACTCCTTGGAAATGCGGACCTCTCGAGTCTCGGTGTCGTAGGTCCCTCGCTCCCCACCTAGCGTGCCGGGGGAAGAAAGGATGATGCGAGCATTCTGTACACTCTTTGCCGTTAGGTCGCGATGAAGTGCCTTATAAGACTCCACTGGTATGTCCGACCCATAGACAGTCGACATCCACGCCACGAATTCCTTCTCCTGGACGCGATCTGCTGCTTTCTCGAAGAGCTCGAGCGCGTAGCGACTCTCGAGCTGCGCAGGAAGGACGTTCACGCCGGCCTGCTCGGTAAAGCTATCCGCCGCCTGCACTTGGACTTTGTCGGCGATACGCACACGGGCGTCTTTGCCGTGAACGTTCACTTCTTTCGAAAAGATCTCCGCTTGCTCGTGAAGTTTCAACGACGAACCCTTCCCGCGCAGTTTCAGCTCTTTCGCTGCAGTCTCCTGGATGGTAGTAGCGCTGAGCACGAGGCCTTCCGTATTGAGGTGCACTTCTGCGCCCTTGGAGCGAATGATGATGTCCTCGGCCTCGAGGACGATCTTTTTGGCGCTGCGGCGGTAGGTGCCGTCCACCACGTAGAGCGCACTCTTGCCAGGTTTGTCTTTGCTCCCTACCGTCATCACGTGCTCGCGCCCTACCGTGACGACGTCGTCATCGCCGACGACCGCCGAGCGGTAGCCATCAACCACCAGCTGGGTGCTCCCCTTAACGGTTTGTTGATGACCTTCGCCAATCGTCTCGCGGAGTCGACCGCCGATGTCCACTTGTGCGGAATGACCGACGGTTGTGCTTAGCAAGCCCGCGATATTATCCAGACGATCGGCTTGTACGACGCGTCGTTCGACGCCGCCGATGCTTGTGCCCAAGTCCTTGTCGATATGAATGTTCGAATTGCCTTCTACGTGCTCAACGGCATTCCCACGCACGTGTGTGCGCGAATCGTGAAGGACGTGTGCGTGGAAGTCGCGTTGCGCCCGCAGGTGGAGCAGCTCATCGCCCTGGCGGTCGCTAATCGAAATTTCGCTCCAACCACCGTTTTCTGGGATGGTGCGTGAAAAGAGACCGACCTTCTGGTGATCTGTGTCATGCGCGAACGGGAGCTCGTTCTCCTTGTCGTAGAAGCATCCCTTCACGAAGGGCCTCTCGCCTTGCCCTTCGATGAAGCCGACCCAAACGCGCATCCCTTCGCGTGGGAGACACTGCATCCCATACCCGTCACCCGCCCAAGGCTGACTGACGGGAACCCAGACGGCGGTGTCGTGCTCCTCGCCGTAAGCGAGGTCGCGGTAAGTACCGCCCTGGTCGTCGACGACCTCCCAGTCGAATCGAATGTGCACGTAGCCGTACGCATTCGTATCCAGGTACGACGTTACCCGATCGCCGCGCACAGCCACGACGCGTGCGAGTTCGTCGGAGAGCTTTGGTCGGGGCATTCGCGGAGGCACCGGGCGAATTCGAACCGGAACACATTGAAATGCGTTTCGGTAAACATGCTCGTCGGCGGATGCAGGGTCGGCCACGCCTTTGCTGACTACCGCGGTGACGGTGTACTCGGTGTTCAGCGTGCCAACGGGATGACCCGCGAGTCGGAATCGATAGCCGGCAGCAAGGCGGCGGCACGTGCTCTGTCCGGACCCCTCGATGCGTTGCACGCGGAGACGATCTAGTTCGATATCGACGCGCTTTTGCTTGTCTCCATATCCGCGCAGATTCGGATCGAGTTGGTATAGCTGCTGAAGCAACATCGAGGGCGCAATCGTTGGCGAGTCGATGTCGAGGTCGAAGCCAGCGTGGGCGATGAGCGATGGTCCCTCGCGCGCAATGGATCCGATGGACCCAATCGAGAGCCCCGCGCCCAAATCGTACGATGGCGTCGCGAGATCCTTCTTGGCGACGCCCACCCAGTTTTTCGTTGCACCCACATCGCGATCGATCATGCGGATCTGTTTGGGGCGGAGCCGCTTCTTGAGGCCGAATTCGAGAATGCGTTCTTGATCGCTCGCACCGCCGGCTTCGTCGTCGAATACGATTTCGCCAGCGGGATTCGCATCGACCATGTCTCCGAGCATGTCGCCACCGATCTTCGTGGCGAGGTCCTTCAGAGCGCCGCCCACCAGCTCGTTGGCTAGGGCCATGTCTTGTACGGCGGGTAGATGGCTCGACTCGTCGGTGAAGACGAGCGCCGTGAGCATCTTGGCCATCGCACCGGCCTCCTCCACGGCCGCGCCCACCGGACCGCCAACGACATCTGCCACCGTGCCGAGCGCCCCCGCGACCGCGCCGGCACCGGGTAGAAGGCTGTCGAGAGTTCCCGATGCATGCTCGAAGCAGAAAAAGATGCCTGCGTCCGAGAGTACGCGACGGAAAAATTCGTAGTCGGATTCCTCACGCTGGTAGACGAATCGGAGCACCGGATACTCGTCTTCCTTGATGTGCCAATGGCACTCGTTCGGCGCGATTTTGATGTCGGCGAGGACCTTCTCGATGATCTGTTTCGGCGTTTGGTATTGGAAGTAGCGAATGGACCGGCGTTGGGTGAGAAGCCACAACTTAGGCACGATGGTGATGCGGTAGCGTTTGCGGGTCGTGGCCCGATCGCCGGGCGGCGGGCCGAGTGCCTCGATGCTCTCGACGATACCCTGGATGAGTCGAGGTTCGTGTTCGCCCGTGCCCTTGATGCTGAGGCACGCCGGTTCGCCATCGGCCGCCGCGTTGAGCACCTCCATGGGAAGCCGGCTCACGCACGTGACGGTGTATGCGTAGAGATCGTTGACGTACTCGGCCCCCTCGAAGTCGAGCACGCGGAGTTGGCCCGTCACGAGCGGTCCCGCCGTGAGCTCGAACGGGTCGTCCGCCGGACTCCCGTCGGTTAGGCCACCGAGGACATCGTCGATGAGGGTTTCCGGGTCGAAGGGCAGGGGCAGCATCGGTTACCTAACTCTGGTCAATTTTCGCGTCGTCGCGAGAAAGAAGGGGGGCGAACAGGATGATGAGGCGGAGAGGTTCCGAACGGGGGTACGCGCATCGTGCCGACGGGTCATCCGGAGGCCAAATCTACAGCAATCGGTGCTGCAACACGCTTCAGGCGTGCCGACGAGAACCGCCTGAACGGAAGCTTCGGACATGGTTCCTTCATCGCTCGTCGGCCATTTCTCGCTTGCGGTTGTGCTCTGCGCGGAAAGGACGCGTGGACGCTCGCACGACCTCGCTGCCGCGAATGCTGGGCAAGTCCCAACCGAGCCGCTGCGCAATCCACCGGCCTCCGTTTTGGTCTTGTAGGCCGCCCACGAGCAGGCACCCAGCAGCCGTGCACTGGATGTCACCCAGGCCCCAGGAATTTCCTCCAACGCGAACCCAAGTTTCGCCGCCATCGGCGGTCTCCCAACCATGATTGCCAAGAAGAAGCCCTCGATACCCCGTAAGCGATGCCTGACCGGAAGGAAGCAAAATGTAGAGGATCGGCAAGATGGTTCCATTCGCATCGCGACGACGGAGTGCCCACTGCTGTCTGTCGTTCACGTACTCTTCGGAGAGCAGCCGCAGCATTCCGCTCGGGTCGACGGTGAGCGTGGCGCTCGCCCTTATCGCGCCCGCGAGGAGTTTCGTTCGCGTGAAATGGGTGGCCGTCAGCTCGGACTCGTAGATACCGGCCTCGCCAGCTTCGGAACCCAGCGCGTAAACCCGCCCATGCGCCTTGTCGAACACGAACTGAGTAAACTCCGGAGTGGCGGCCGAATCCGAAGTGTCGCGTGAGTCTAGGGGCGCGACGTAGGTCCATCCTTTGGGGCCGAGGGCGACATTCAGCTCCAGTCCATGGCGGGGCTCGCCGCTCCGTGCACCGTCCACGCGCCATGTCGAGCCGTAGTCCGAACTGCGAAGGATGTCGGTTGTCCAGTTGCCTGTCCCGGTTTCCCTAGGACGCAGATAAATCAAATTCTGCTCGTAGGCTGCCATGGGATGGGAGCCGTCATATCGAACAGAGCCTGCGAGCTCGGGCTTGATGACCGGGGCGGCCGTCGTTGTTCCCAAGACGAATGAATCGACAGTGACATGATTGTCGTCGGTATCGGCGGCGAATTCTATGATGCGGTCGCCCGTGAGAACCGTGCGCGCCGACTCCGATAGGTCATAGTTGCGGCGGCGGTCTTCCTCGAATTCAGGCCCTACGTTCCTAAATGGATCGTCCTCCAAAAGGAAGTCGGTCTCGCGCAACGAATTCCCGTCTAGAAAGGCGACCGGATTGTCATCTGCCAAAAATACACGGCCCGATCCATCTCGTGAGACATGCTTGGCGTCGGTTCGAGGTGTTGCGATTGCCAACCAAGTCGCACCGTCATCGTGTGTAACATACACGTGATCGGTCAGCAGGAGCAGCCCGTTGCCCTGTTCGTCGAGCCCAACGGACACCGCTTTGCCCCACCGTTCTTTCGACCCGTCGTACGCGACTGGTCTCCACTTTGCGCCGTAATCCAAACTTCGCACCAAGGTGCCCTGGGGTGTAATGCCTAGTAACGCGTGTCGCCCCGTTGCGACTGCGAGCAACTTTGCGTTCGTGGTCCCCGCGAGCGGTCCTGGGCGTATCACCTCGGGCGGTCCCAAGGGATCTTGTGAAACATAGACTTCACCGTCGTCCGCGACGAAGACGAAACGACCCCTCGTATCGCGGATCACGCCGACGAGTGCCTTCGGTATGAGAACTTCAGCATCGAGAAGAACGTCGCTCACGCCCCTTCCCGGTAAGTGTTCATCCAGCGTTCGCCGCCCACTCTCTGGTTCCTTCTCCCCGACGTAAAGCGTATGCCTGGCGTCCACTTCGAGCCGTGCGACGGGGTACCATTGATGCTCCGCAAAGCGCCAACGCGCGGGTGACGCTGCCGCGTGAATCAGGTCCGCGTTGACCGTCGTTTTCGGAGCCACGGAGCTGCTCGCAGCGGCCGTTGCTTCTTTTTGCGATGATGCGGATGTAGAGGATGCAAGCGTTGGGGACGGCTTCCGGCAACCGATGGAAAGCATTGCTGTGAGCAACACCAGGAAGGCCCAACGAGGGCTTGTCACGATCCAGGTCATCTTCACCGCTCGAAATAGAGAAGGCCGATGGTCCTGAAATCGTACGTCAAGGTACGAGTACTCGTCTGCAGTTCGACGCGCGGCCACAAATACGAGTGATGGGCCTCCAGATGCTTGTTCGCGATCTTTGGCGGCGCAAGGAGGTCGATCTGTACCTCCGACGGACTTCCGGGGACGTCAACGTCCAAGTCTTTCGAGCCCTTTGTAATGGGTATTGATGTGTTGCCGGCTGGAAAACGTGCAAAGACGAAGAGATCGTCAATCGACGGCTTGTAGCCATGAGTGGGACGAATGTGTACCCAGCGGATTTTTGCCTTTTTGATGACCTCACCTCGAGGGGCACGAATCGTGAGTCGGCACGCGACGTTCGAGCAATACTCGGTGGTCCAGCCCAAGTTTGCGCTCGTCACTCGCAGCCATCCATTTGTTTCCGTGGTGAGAATCTCCAGAATCAGCTCGAAAGGAGGCGGTACATCGAGGATTCTCTCGCCGTTCGGTAGACTCGTAAGAAATCCTAGATAATTCGAAACCGTTGCAGAAGTTGAAACGTCCGCAAGTGGCGCGAAGGCCCGCCAGCCGTCGAGGCGATCGTGGATCGCATCCTTATGAACGATGGCTGCCCAATTGTTTCCGCCGTTGGCGTTTTTCCATGCGTCTAAGAAGGTCTGGTTTGCGTCAAGGTTGGTAAAGAATCGTCGAGCAATTCCTGCCGCAACCTGCGGTAACGGGGATGCTTCCTCGTACGCAAGGATTCCCCGAACGCGGGGGTTGCTCTTGGCAAGAACCCGCGCCCACAGGGGCCAGGTCGCGCTATTCACCGTGGAACATTGAGCCAAGACGATCCACTGTGGCCCAGCAAAGCCGTGACCCGCATCCGCGTATTTGCCAACGGAGAAATAACGGCTCGCAGTGAAGGTGCCTTGTGCTTCCTGAGGATTGGCCCCGAGCCAACTCGAGATCGTGAAACCGGCGGCAAATCCGCCGAGCCACCCGTGAGAACTTACATACAAGAGATCGGCCGCGAAGACGGATCCGCCAGGTGTCGGGCTTCCGTCCGGCAACTGCCCGATCATCTGAGTCCCGCCTGCGCCGCCGAAGATAAGCTCGACCTGCGGTTGCAGGATAAACTGATTCATATATAGCGCGCTCTCTTCCGCAGCCGTATGGCGACCGCGGGTATCCTTGCGCCATGGCCAGGATCGCTGGCCGGTTGGATCTGGAGCACCCGTTTTCGGATTGCGTCCGGGATATGTTTGCCAGAACGGATCTTGTCCTTTTGCCTCGCGCCCGCCGGGGCAGACGATGGCTACTTGGGTGCCGTCCTGGTCGTACACGCAAATCGGCAAGTAGGGATGCTGCGGGTCATGTAGCCTTAGAGGATCGTCCATCGCTACGGACAGAAAGTCCTTGAGCAGGTTTCGCCATCCGCGGTGTTTTTCCAGCTGTGCGCCGAAAACTGCGCTGTCGATGGCGGGCGAGCCATCCACGAGGGCATAGTAAAGCTTGCGCGGCGCGACCGCCGTTAAAGGAGCAGGTCCAGGCATCGTCGATCTCTATGCCCCTCGTTTGAGTTGGCCATCGTTCATCTCGCGAATGGCGGTTCGGGTCTTTTCGTCGAGCGCCCCGGTCAGGGCGAGGTCGGGGTGAGCGGCCTGGAAGGAGAGGATCGTACGATGCTCGTCGCTTTCGTCGAATCCCATGTTGCGCAGCTGGGCGAGATAATCGGCCCCACTCGTCAGTTCAGGAACGACGACGACATCGCGTACGATTTCGAACTTCGGGTCGCGGGGGGCGTAAACGACCCGGATACTCTGACGGCGTTTCGGAAGCTGCTGCTGAATGAGCCCAGCGCCGTCCGTGGTGCCTTGGATGATTTCCCCAGATTCGAGCTCGAGCCGATAACCGACAGCGGCACAAGGTTCATGGCGCTCGTCGTGCAGCCTCAATTGGTACATGAACGTTTCAATTTCCGGCTGGGCGGCTGGCGAACGCTCATGCGGCTTTTTCTTCTCCTTGGGGTTGTTCGAAGATGCCTCGGATTTGTCGGGGCCTCCTGCGGTGGTTCCTCCTCGTCCAAGCGCCGTGACCTCCAGGAGATCTTGCCCTGCCGCAACGGGCCGAATCGTTCCGCCTGCCGTACATGCACAGAATGATTGCTCGGTCAAAGCAGGGACACCGTTGATCTCGAACGCCGCACTCTCACCAAACCACCGTGAGGTTGCAGGCACGCATGCTCCTCCGGTAGCACTGCATGTGCCAAACGCGGCGATGTTGGTCACTGGGGCGAAATCGGCAATTGTCGCGATGGTTGCCTGACCGACGAGGCCAACATTCGTGGGAGGGACGGCGAGTTCCGAATTCTTGGAGCCATGTGTGCACTGGAGCTGCGCACCGTCGACCAAGAGCTTCACGTGTACCCTCCGATAGCGTCATTCATGCTTCCATTTTCGCCAAACAGCTGGGGTGCAGCAAACTGCGGGTGCCAAATGTTAGAGAGTGCCGAACCGGGTGCTGGAAGGTGGGAAGGTGAAGGTCACCTCCCCCGGATATTTTCTCGACGTCGCGACGATGTTCCCATGCGCCGGTCTCCTTCGAAAGCCCGCCTGCTCCTCCGAATGACTCAGCCGCACCGGGGCTTCGACCACGTCCCTTTCTCCTGTAACGTCGTGGCCCGGGAAAGCTTCATGGGCCGCGTGCCGTACGACTACGAGTTCAAAGCGGGGGAGGTGCTCGTCGACCGGTACCGCATCGATCGCCCGCGCGGCCATGGTGGTATGGGCGAGGTGTACGAGGCGACGGACCTGTACCTCGAGAAGAAAGTCGCGCTCAAGACGATCAAGCCGACGGATTCGGAGGGGCTGCCGCGCCCATGGCAGGCGTACGAGGCGCGTTTTCGTATGGAAGCGCAGATCGGGGTGCGACTGCGGGATCCGCGAAGTTTTCACGATGGGCGTGACCGGCTCGTCACGATCCTCGATTGCCACTTGATGGCCGATGGGCGGCCCATCGCGTTGATGGATCTGTTTTCGGGGCTCACGCTCGCGAACTACTTGGAAAAGCATGGGCGGGTGAAGTTCTCGACCGCGTGCCAGATCGCGCGTGACGTCTGCGCGGGGCTCGCGTTCGCGCACGAGCACGATGTCCTTCACCGCGATATCAAGCCGCAGAACATCATGCTCGAACCGGGGGCCCAGCTTCGGGCGTACATCACGGACTTCGGCGTGGGCAAGGTGCTCACGCCGGGTGAGACGATGCTCACCTGCGAAGGTAGCCCTGTGGGAACGCCCGGGTGGATCCCGCGCGAGCAGTTGCTTGGCATCGCTCCGCCATCGCCTGCAACCGACATGTTCGCGGTGGGCCTGCTCATTTTCCTCATGATCACGGGCAAGGGCGCCTTCTCGCACCTGGGAGGCGACGCGCTTCGTTTGCTCGTGACGAATGCCCCTCCCATCGCGCCGATGTTCACCGAGTTCCTCTCCGAGTACGGCGAGGCGGAGCGGGCACTGGCTCTCCAGGTTGCACGGTGCCTTTCCCACTCGCCCAACGAGCGGCCCGACGCCTCGACGATGGCCGCGGCGTGCGCGCGCGCTGAACGTAGTGCGCGCGGGCGCGACGGTGAGGCGTACGTCGATGCGACGATCGAAGACGAGTCGAACCAGATTACCTCCATGATCGTCGAGGGGCTTTCGGCGGGTTCGGCCGCAGGTGTGTCGCGCACGAGGCCCGATGCAGGTCGCCGTCTCCCCCTTGGAAGCCTGCCCACGGAGGTCAATTCGCAGCCAGGTCCTCCGCCGACCCTGGCGCCGCCGGAGCGCGCCGCGATGCGGGCTGCGGATCGCGCGAGGCACGCGGAGAGCTCCAAGCTGCCGGCCAAGAGCGCTCGGTCCGAGCCCATCGCCCCGTCGATGACCGTGCCCTTTCCACCGCCGCCGACAGCTTCGCTCCCCCATGCGAACCACACGCCGTCGTCGATGTCGCGCACGATGGATCCGGCGTTGGAGAGGCAGCACGTCGCCCACGAGGCAGCGGCGGTCGCCGTGTTGGAGCAAGCATCCGCGCCGCCGTCCGCGCCGGGGCCACAGAAACGTGTGCTGGCGATCGCGGGGCTTGGAAGCATGCTCGGTGTGCTGCTCTTGGTGGGCGCCGGCATGTTCGCCTATCGCTATGGTACGGCGCGCGCGCCCGCGCCTTCTCCCGCCATGCCGGCGGTCGCTGCGGAGTCGTCGGCGGTCGTGCCCTCCGCAGCGGCGCCGTCTGCCGCTACGAGCGCAACGGCCAATCCGCCCGCGGCGAGCGCGTCATCGCGAACGGTCATCGCCGATGCGGCGAAGGTTCCAGCGTTGGCAAAACCTTGACCGCCGAAGAAAGGGCGAGCGCGCGCCCTGAACGTGGGAAGCGGGCTTTGAGAGGGATTCGGCGAAGTGCGCGCCGCGTGCCTCTCGAGCGCGCGGGGTGCTATCGTCGGCGGCACCCAAGAAGGAAAGGACGATGTTTCGCCAGCTCATCGAGGCAGCCCTGAACGAGACGGAACGAGGCTTCCAGGGGCTCGCGCGGCGTTATCCGCGCCTGGAGCCGCTCCTGGCGAGCGACGAGCTCCGCTCCTTCGCGCAGTGGGTGGCATTTGCCCTGGCGTCCATCGATGAGCAGCGGCACGACGACCATCAAGGCATGCTTCGCGCGCTCGTCGCCCAGGCGCTGCCCGGGTGCCTCCGCCCGCGGCCGTCGTCGACCATTCTCGAGTTGCCCGCGGATCGCTCGCACGCGGGGGATCTACAAGGAACCGTGTTCCGAGGACGCGCGGGGACGCTCGAGATGCCCTTTCGCGTGATGTGGCGCATCACGCCCACGCCCTACGAGATGGCCGACGCGCGAATGGAGCGCATTCACGCGAAGCTGCAGGTGCTGCGCATCACCCTGGTGGGGCGTGAGGGGATCGTGCTCGGGGGTGTGCTGCCGGAGCGTGTTCGCTTTTTCGTGCACCCCGGCGACGACGTCGATGGCCGGGGCATGCGCACGTCCCTCGACGTGATTCACGCGTTGCGCGTGGCCGACGGCATCGAGGTGGACGCCTTCGATGCGGAGGGCAACGTTTCCCATAGCCGCCTTCCGGCGGGCTCGTTGCGTTGGGTGCGGATCGATACCGAAGAACCATCGCTCCTTTCGGCGCCGCAGGGACGATTCGTTTCGAGCACCTTGTTGGCGGATCTGTGCGCATTTCCGGAGAGCTTCTCCTTCTTCGAAATCGACCTCACGCCGGTGCGCTCCCGCAAGACCACGCGCATCGAGCTTACGCTACCCCTCGCGCGCGTCGTGGAGGCCGCGTCGAGCCTCCGTCGCGAGAATCTGCGCCTTTTCTGCGCTCCCGCGACGAACGAATACATCGCGCCGATCGAGCCCCTTCGCGCAGAGCGAGGGCCGGAATGGGAGTTGCGTGTTGCGCAGCGACCCCATGCCGAGGTTCTCCATGTGCGGTCCATTTATGCCGAATCCGCGCGGGGGCGATTCGACGTTATCTCCCTGGAAGCACCGGATCGGCCACTGACGTTTGCGGCCGATAGCCATTACTATTTGCTCAAGCAGACGATGGCGCGCGATGAATCGCGCACCGAAATGCGACTCACGTTCGGGGCTCGGCAAGGCTTTCGCGTGGCCGCACCGGCACCGCTGGTGCTCGGAGAGGTCCTTGCGAGCGATGGCCTCCAGACGGAGTCGCTCGGCCTTGGCGACATCGGGGGACGCAACATCACGCGGGTAACGCCATCGCACCGCGCCGTCCTGCAAGGGCTCGCCATGCGCATGAACGCCTTCGCGCGTATGTCGCCGCACCGATTCGCCGAGCCGGCTCATTTGCGCGAGTTCGTGCGCCTGCATGCGCCGCCGAACCCGAGGCAACAGCGCATTCGCCTGCCCGAGGTTCTCGAGATGCACCACGAGCGCGAATCACGCATGCTCCCTGGCGCGGAATGGGAACAGGGCGATCACGTCCATCTGACGGTCGACGACGCGTCCAGTGTTGGCGAAGCGTGGCTTCTTCGCGAGATCCTCGCGCGCGCGCTCGCCGAGAGGCAGAACCGTCTGCGATTTGCGCGGCTCACGCTCGAGCGGAGCGCCACCCATCCCACGAAAGACTTTACGAACGACGATGCCCGCGAGGGCGAGCGCCATGCGGCGCCTCTCGGGTAATTGGCGCAAACGGGTTTCGATATGACGGCAACCGAACAATCGCTCATCTATTTGGAAATCAAGGGCTCGAAGCAAGGGGAGTTCAAAACCGATGACGCCCAGGCCCGCGCGGGGAAGACCGTCTGCCTCGCCTTTGGCCATGGCATCGACGTTCCGCACGACACGCAAGGGAAGGGGCGTGCGGTGGTCCGGAACAAGCCCGTGTGGGTGATCTGCGAGTGGAATCCTTTGGTGGTTCAATGCCAGCAAGCGGCTTGGGACAACGAGGAGCTGAAGGAGGTCGTCATCAAGCGCGCCCGCCGCGACTCCAACGGCAACGAAGTCGTGTATGCCACGACGACGCTGACCAAGGCCACGGTCGCCAAATTCCGAACTCTCTCGGGGCCAACGTCGAAATGGCTTCCGGGTAACCACCCCGATCTGGCTCGCATTTCCTTCCTGGCCAGCAAGATCGACGTGACCTTGCATTCGCCGGATGGCGACACCCGCGCCCACTACGATCGCAAAGAGAACAAATCGTGACCGTGCTCGGGCTCATCGCCGGAAGGGAGCCGCCGCCCGAACCGTCGTCCGTTCGTCGCGCCGTGGCCGAGCTCGTGGCGGATATCGAGCTCCTATTGGGAACCTTGCGTGGATCCATGCCCGGTGACGTGGACTTCGGTGTGGGGGATGTCTCGGGGACGTACGCCTCCGGCGCCGAAGCCGTTCGCGCGTGGTGCTTGGATACGCAAGAAGCGCTAAGGCGCTACGTTCCGCGCCTGCGCCACCCGCGCGTGATCCATGTTCCGGGCGACGCGCTCGATCTCGTCTTTCGGGCAAAGATCCGCGGCTCCATGGCCGTCCAGGGACGCGCGGCGCCGTTGGAGCTCGAGCTATCCGTCGACCCGCAGCGCTCGTGGAGGGTTCGCTAGTGGCGCGATTCCCGCAAGGCGCGGTGGCGGCGCTCACGCGGGCGGCCGAGCAATTTGCGCGCGCGCATCCTGCGCTTTTGGGGCACCTGGGGCGCGCGCCGTCGAGTTTGGCGCTCGATCGCGTGCGTCGCGGGGTTTACGCGCTGGCTGCGTCGATCATCGAGCGGATCCATCGTTTTCAGGCCGATAGCCATCGCGCGCTGGCGGAGGTGGTGGCCGCATCGTCGATGCGCCCGTTTCCAGCGGCCACGATCGTGGAGCTTTCCCTTGCCGGATCGGAATCCAAGCAGCGCGTTCCGGCGCATGCGGAGATTTCGCCACCGAACGACCCGGCATGCCGCTTTCGGCTCGTGAGCCACGTCGACGTGGGCGCGTATCGGGTGGAGAACGCCCGGGCCCATGGGCGCCTCGTCCAATTCGATCTCATCGCGACGTCGGACGCGCCCCTGCAAGACGCATTGGACGATGAACTCCGGCTTTACGTGGACGGGCCACGCGAGAAGGCGCTTTTGTTGCTCATGCACGTTCTCGGCGCCACCGAGCGCGTCGATGTGCAGATATCCAATGGGCCTTCGAAGCAGGCCGGCAACGTAGAGCCGTATGGGTTCGATGAACGCGACGTGCTCGCGCCGGAGCCCGACGGGCCCATGGTGACCGATGCCTTCGTGCAGGAGTATTTCGTCTTTCCAGAGAAGTTCATGTTCTTCGTCGTGCGTGGCGTCCTGTCGGCGCTGCATGGCACGGCGGCGCCGGTGCGCAAGGCGACGGTCACCCTCCGCCTCGACGCGCCCTTGCCGGGGGACCTGGCGATTGGGCCAGACGCCCTTCGTGCGCACTGCGTGCCCGCCGTGAACTTGTTCGAAACCACGTCCGAGCCGCAGACGTTCGGCCCGGGGAAGAGCACGTTTCCATTGCGGGTGGCCGGCGTTCCGAGGCGGCGCGGGGAAGTCTTTGCCGTGCTCTCCGTCACCGCCGCTCCGTGCGTGGGGGAGGGCGAGATCCCCCTGCCGTCGCTCCGGCGATTTCGCGCCGGCGACTTTCACGACGCATTCCCCTATGCGTATTCGACGGAGCGAAAGGTCCAGCGGTCGGACCTTCCGCCCGAGCTTTTCATGACGCTCACGAGCTCGCGCGGAACGGAGCCACTCCTGGAGCCGCATGTCATCTCGAGCCGCGTGCTCGCAACGAACGGTGCGTGCCGTGTCTCGGTCGGCGAGCTCACGGAGCCCGGTCATGGCTTTCCGCGCGCCGTGCGCGCGCGGAACCTACTGCCGACGTCGTCGCACGTGCCGGCGCTGACCGGATTCGACCTCGCCCTCCGTGCATTCGCGAAAGGTGC encodes:
- a CDS encoding phage baseplate assembly protein V, whose amino-acid sequence is MAKMLTALVFTDESSHLPAVQDMALANELVGGALKDLATKIGGDMLGDMVDANPAGEIVFDDEAGGASDQERILEFGLKKRLRPKQIRMIDRDVGATKNWVGVAKKDLATPSYDLGAGLSIGSIGSIAREGPSLIAHAGFDLDIDSPTIAPSMLLQQLYQLDPNLRGYGDKQKRVDIELDRLRVQRIEGSGQSTCRRLAAGYRFRLAGHPVGTLNTEYTVTAVVSKGVADPASADEHVYRNAFQCVPVRIRPVPPRMPRPKLSDELARVVAVRGDRVTSYLDTNAYGYVHIRFDWEVVDDQGGTYRDLAYGEEHDTAVWVPVSQPWAGDGYGMQCLPREGMRVWVGFIEGQGERPFVKGCFYDKENELPFAHDTDHQKVGLFSRTIPENGGWSEISISDRQGDELLHLRAQRDFHAHVLHDSRTHVRGNAVEHVEGNSNIHIDKDLGTSIGGVERRVVQADRLDNIAGLLSTTVGHSAQVDIGGRLRETIGEGHQQTVKGSTQLVVDGYRSAVVGDDDVVTVGREHVMTVGSKDKPGKSALYVVDGTYRRSAKKIVLEAEDIIIRSKGAEVHLNTEGLVLSATTIQETAAKELKLRGKGSSLKLHEQAEIFSKEVNVHGKDARVRIADKVQVQAADSFTEQAGVNVLPAQLESRYALELFEKAADRVQEKEFVAWMSTVYGSDIPVESYKALHRDLTAKSVQNARIILSSPGTLGGERGTYDTETREVRISKELPRSAENDEHAAAMLFLVLLHEFGHHIDNLLRRHYTQPPNGGDAPGEEGAKFAYSIAGMDQHERDHVIFALHTRDGQSVPLKLKYEEFHLAVKNYVENPNAQNKAKRVEGFGAATDTEDSEQAWRRLRSLLHSSQY
- a CDS encoding DUF4280 domain-containing protein, which encodes MKLLVDGAQLQCTHGSKNSELAVPPTNVGLVGQATIATIADFAPVTNIAAFGTCSATGGACVPATSRWFGESAAFEINGVPALTEQSFCACTAGGTIRPVAAGQDLLEVTALGRGGTTAGGPDKSEASSNNPKEKKKPHERSPAAQPEIETFMYQLRLHDERHEPCAAVGYRLELESGEIIQGTTDGAGLIQQQLPKRRQSIRVVYAPRDPKFEIVRDVVVVPELTSGADYLAQLRNMGFDESDEHRTILSFQAAHPDLALTGALDEKTRTAIREMNDGQLKRGA
- a CDS encoding serine/threonine protein kinase, which translates into the protein MARESFMGRVPYDYEFKAGEVLVDRYRIDRPRGHGGMGEVYEATDLYLEKKVALKTIKPTDSEGLPRPWQAYEARFRMEAQIGVRLRDPRSFHDGRDRLVTILDCHLMADGRPIALMDLFSGLTLANYLEKHGRVKFSTACQIARDVCAGLAFAHEHDVLHRDIKPQNIMLEPGAQLRAYITDFGVGKVLTPGETMLTCEGSPVGTPGWIPREQLLGIAPPSPATDMFAVGLLIFLMITGKGAFSHLGGDALRLLVTNAPPIAPMFTEFLSEYGEAERALALQVARCLSHSPNERPDASTMAAACARAERSARGRDGEAYVDATIEDESNQITSMIVEGLSAGSAAGVSRTRPDAGRRLPLGSLPTEVNSQPGPPPTLAPPERAAMRAADRARHAESSKLPAKSARSEPIAPSMTVPFPPPPTASLPHANHTPSSMSRTMDPALERQHVAHEAAAVAVLEQASAPPSAPGPQKRVLAIAGLGSMLGVLLLVGAGMFAYRYGTARAPAPSPAMPAVAAESSAVVPSAAAPSAATSATANPPAASASSRTVIADAAKVPALAKP